From a region of the Triticum aestivum cultivar Chinese Spring chromosome 7D, IWGSC CS RefSeq v2.1, whole genome shotgun sequence genome:
- the LOC123167853 gene encoding putative RING-H2 finger protein ATL49, translating into MDASSSSTPAAAAPPPPTNSVLDTIQNKLSPGVLLIVAILAMVFFIFGLLNLLVQNILRLRRARRHRLRVAAGDVDGSSPTALQGQLQQLFHLHDAGVDQAFIDALPVFVYRAILGARKGGGDPFDCAVCLCEFAMDDALRLLPTCGHAFHVPCIDAWLLSHSTCPLCRGSVLAADLSPASSPVVLVLESDGRADTAAEALGGRDDHENEASPKAEEVVEVKLGKLRCMDGSNGGSGHLAADQTAGRDDLGRRRCLSMGSYEYVMDDHAALRVAIKTPAKKRPRSRRRHALSECDFGSDVAKRGAWEAAVKEAAAPEPAGARRGDDARLSNKDSFSVSKIWMVRGAKKEDGRALAGARRSVSFRWPAMAEASRNEGADDRERRDVESQSGSFGSSGAPSLAEEKLPLARTRTAPLWAAGGWQANSSSAGSHS; encoded by the coding sequence ATGgacgcctcgtcgtcgtccacccccgcggcggcggcgccgccgccgcccacgaacTCCGTGCTCGACACCATCCAGAACAAGCTGAGCCCGGGCGTGCTCCTCATCGTGGCCATCCTGGCCATGGTGTTCTTCATCTTCGGCCTGCTCAACCTGCTGGTGCAGAACATCCTCCGGCTGCGGCGCGCGCGGCGGCACCGCCTGCGCGTCGCCGCGGGCGACGTCGACGGCAGCAGCCCCACGGCGCTCCAGGGCCAGCTGCAGCAGCTGTTCCACCTCCACGACGCCGGGGTCGACCAGGCCttcatcgacgcgctccccgtcttCGTCTACCGCGCCATCCTCGGCGCCCGCAAGGGCGGCGGCGACCCCTTCGACTGCGCCGTGTGCCTGTGCGAGTTCGCCATGGACGACGCGCTCCGGCTGCTGCCCACCTGCGGCCACGCCTTCCACGTGCCCTGCATCGACGCCTGGCTGCTCTCGCACTCCACCTGCCCGCTCTGCCGCGGCAGCGTCCTCGCCGCCGACCTCTCGCCCGCGTCCAGCCCGGTGGTGCTCGTCCTCGAGTCCGACGGCCGCGCCGACACGGCCGCGGAGGCGCTGGGTGGAAGGGACGACCATGAGAATGAGGCGTCTCCGAAGGCAGAGGAGGTCGTCGAGGTGAAGCTCGGCAAGCTCCGGTGCATGGACGGCAGCAATGGCGGTTCAGGGCATCTCGCCGCCGATCAAACCGCTGGCAGAGACGACCTTGGACGTAGGAGGTGCCTGTCCATGGGATCCTACGAGTACGTCATGGACGACCACGCCGCGCTCCGCGTCGCCATCAAGACGCCGGCCAAGAAGCGCCCGAGGTCGCGGCGCCGGCACGCGCTCTCAGAGTGCGACTTCGGGAGCGACGTCGCCAAGAGAGGGGCGTGGGAGGCGGCCGTGAAAGAGGCCGCCGCGCCGGAGCCCGCCGGAGCGCGTCGCGGCGACGACGCGAGGCTGAGCAACAAGGACAGCTTCTCCGTGTCCAAGATCTGGATGGTGCGCGGCGCCAAGAAGGAGGACGGCCGGGCACTGGCCGGCGCGAGGCGGTCCGTGTCGTTCCGGTGGCCGGCGATGGCCGAGGCGAGCAGGAACGAGGGCGCCGACGACCGGGAGCGCCGGGACGTGGAGTCGCAGTCAGGAAGCTTCGGCAGCAGCGGCGCCCCGTCCCTTGCGGAGGAGAAGCTGCCGCTCGCGCGGACGAGGACGGCGCCGCTCTGGGCCGCCGGCGGGTGGCAGGCGAACAGCAGCAGCGCTGGGAGCCATTCTTGA